A single genomic interval of Labilibaculum sp. DW002 harbors:
- a CDS encoding DUF1456 family protein: MTNNDILRRVRYMFDYSDSKMITLFKLANHDVSRADLSDWLKREDDPLLIEITDKELATFLNGLIIEKRGKREGPLPEAEDPLSNNMILKKLKIALNLKSDDILDMLALIDKKISKHELSAFFRKPDHKSYRDFLDQYLRHFLNALQKKYKNK; the protein is encoded by the coding sequence ATGACCAATAATGATATATTACGACGTGTTCGCTACATGTTTGATTATAGTGATTCTAAAATGATTACGCTTTTTAAATTAGCCAATCACGATGTCAGTAGAGCGGATTTAAGTGACTGGTTAAAAAGAGAAGACGACCCTTTATTAATAGAAATTACAGATAAAGAACTGGCCACTTTCCTTAACGGATTGATCATTGAAAAACGCGGGAAAAGAGAAGGTCCTTTGCCAGAGGCAGAAGATCCTTTAAGCAATAATATGATTCTTAAGAAACTGAAAATTGCATTGAACTTGAAATCGGATGACATTTTAGATATGCTCGCCTTAATAGATAAAAAAATAAGCAAACATGAGTTGAGTGCTTTTTTCCGTAAGCCGGACCATAAATCCTATCGAGATTTTTTGGATCAGTACCTAAGACATTTTCTTAATGCCTTGCAAAAGAAATACAAGAATAAGTAA
- a CDS encoding serine hydrolase domain-containing protein produces the protein MTKKLTKRIIRIVLLIGTITSMFFVPWLLVKAWILPLPNTVQEQLDEAIDHGFDGMIVYVDQAGKPPQYFASGWHDREVKIPAKAQALFKIASISKLYDAVAVTKLVSHERLSLDKTIADYLPELVGRIENADKITLRLMIQHKSGIPNFTDAPNFWAAPTESYEESLALILDKPANFDPGKDYEYCNTNYLLINRIMDDVLGYGNFQFIQEEILKPLNLNNTFSSLSEVNIDDVMSGYHVGHPLDLKTDEHGMLATAEDVGIFLRALNDGSLFEPGEQEIYASIYEYEHGGWVPGYQSFAKYHKDLDAVVVEFYSTTDSKLYNWNLSQIINNRIAKILKRQKSE, from the coding sequence ATGACAAAGAAACTAACAAAAAGAATAATCAGAATAGTATTGCTTATTGGAACCATTACTTCCATGTTTTTTGTACCATGGCTTTTGGTAAAGGCGTGGATTTTACCACTACCCAATACAGTTCAAGAACAGTTGGATGAGGCCATTGATCATGGGTTTGATGGAATGATTGTTTATGTAGATCAAGCTGGTAAACCACCTCAGTATTTTGCTTCAGGTTGGCACGATAGAGAAGTAAAGATACCTGCCAAAGCGCAAGCCTTATTTAAGATTGCCAGTATCAGCAAGCTATATGATGCTGTGGCTGTCACCAAATTGGTAAGTCATGAACGTCTTTCTTTGGATAAAACCATCGCCGATTATTTACCGGAACTTGTGGGAAGAATTGAGAATGCAGATAAAATCACCTTGAGGTTGATGATACAGCATAAAAGTGGCATTCCCAATTTTACGGACGCTCCGAATTTTTGGGCAGCTCCAACAGAGAGCTATGAAGAGAGTCTTGCATTGATTCTGGATAAGCCGGCCAATTTTGATCCCGGTAAAGATTATGAATATTGTAATACGAATTATTTGTTAATCAATAGAATAATGGATGATGTGCTAGGTTATGGGAACTTTCAATTCATTCAGGAAGAAATTTTAAAGCCACTAAACCTTAACAATACCTTCAGCTCGCTAAGTGAAGTGAATATAGATGATGTAATGAGTGGCTATCATGTAGGACATCCCCTTGATTTGAAGACAGACGAGCATGGCATGTTGGCCACAGCAGAAGACGTGGGGATTTTCCTAAGGGCATTGAACGATGGATCATTGTTTGAACCTGGAGAACAGGAAATTTATGCTTCCATTTATGAATATGAACATGGAGGTTGGGTTCCAGGATACCAAAGTTTTGCAAAATATCACAAAGATCTTGATGCTGTTGTTGTTGAATTCTATAGCACAACTGATTCTAAACTGTACAATTGGAACTTGTCACAAATCATAAATAATAGAATTGCTAAAATTCTGAAAAGGCAAAAAAGCGAATAG